The DNA region ATTAATTTATAATCAATTGACATTCAAAAAATGATATCAGGCAGTTTAATCTTACGAATGGAATTAATTAATTTTAGAATTCTTTAAAAAATTTCAACGTATCTTACAGGAAGTGTGTTTATGAAAAAGTTATTCGGAACATTTGGGGTTAGAAGAATCGCTAATAAAGAGTTAACACCTGAATTCGCATCAAAACTAGCAGCAGCGTATGGGACACTGGTTAAAGGATGGGTGGCAGTAGGAGGAGATCCCAGAACATCCACCCCCCTCATAAAACATGCAGTAATAGCTGGACTTCTATCATCCGGTTGCCGTGTGGTTGATCTGGGAATATTACCCACACCTGCAGTGCAATACGCAGTCAGAAACTACTATGATGGTGGAGTGATCATCACAGCATCCCATAACCCTCCACAGTACAATGGTATTAAATTCGTGGATGAAGATGGAATAGGCATAGCTGAAGAAATGGAACTTAAAATTGAGGATATGTTCTTCAATGAAAACCCGGACAGAGTTAGCTATGATGAAATTGGTGAAGTCACCACCAATGATGGTCTGGTGGATGAATACATTGAGGAGGTCATCCAGAGGGTGGATCATGATGCCATAAAAGATGCTAATTTGAAGGTCATAGTGGATTGTGGAAGTGGAGCAGCCTGTTCCACCACACCTTATATCCTGCGTAAAATGGGATGTGAGGTTACCACCTTAAACTGCCAGCCAGATGGATTTTTCCCAGGAAGAAACCCGGAACCCACTGAAGACAACCTTCAAGAACTCATAAAAACAGTTAAAGCCACTGGGGCTGATCTGGGAATTGCCCATGATGGTGATGCCGACCGAACCATATGTATTGATGAGCAGGGGAACTTTGTAATGGGGGATAAAACATTCGCCCTGGTAGAAAAACATTTACTCCAGGAAAACCAGGGAGGACTCATAGTAACCACTGTAGCCACCTCCACTGCAATATACGACATTGCTGAAGAGTACGGTGGTGAGGTAACTGCAACCCGCGTGGGAGACCTACTCGTAGCCAGAGAACTGAAAAACAGTGATGGTTTATTTGGGGGAGAAGAAAACGGAGGTCTAATATTCCCTGATTTCGTTTATGGTAGGGATGCAGCCCTTTCAACAGCTAAAATAGTGGAAATCATGGCTTTAACTAAAAAACCACTTTCCCAGCTGGTGGCAGAATTACCAGCCTACCAGTCAGTAAAAATGAAGGTGGAATGTCCTGATAACCGTAAACAGGAGATTATGGATAAAATTGCTCAAGACACACAGGAATATGAAATAGACACCACTGATGGTGTGAAAATATTCAGAGAAGAAGGATGGCTTATTATCCGCCCCTCAGGAACAGAACCAATATTCAGATGCTTTGCAGAGGCTAAAGATGTGAATGATGCTCGGAAAATGGCGGAGTGGGGTATATCCCTGGTAAACAAACATTTAGAAAACTAAAATCGTTTAGAAACTAAAATTTGGAATAATTTACTTCCGTCTTTTCGTATCCTTACTTTTTTTCTATTCTTTTTTGTCCAGGGTCATCAAAATAGAAGCCATAGAACTCAGCACAATAGGCGCATAAAGGGAATTTATCGTATCGATAGCGACTACCATCTTCTTTATTCATGTCAAACTTTTTACCACAAGTGTAGCAGGTCTCTAATTTTTCACTTTTATCCATTTCACTTTTATCTATTTTTTCAGGTTCTTTATGTATATCGGATTCTACGCTGGTATTTTTAAGTTTTTCATTTTCTTCAAGGTTATTTTCCTGTATATTAACACCACCTACTGGCTAATAATAGTATAGGTGCATTTATCGATATTTTTAGTCTAAATTTCTAATAATAATTTTTTATGATATACTTTTTTAAGGGTTTAAATCTAGGATTTATCATCTGGTTGATTCTCAAACCAATGATATTATTTCTAATAGTTCATCATTCTGTTATTTTCAGAGACTGATATAAGTTTTTCAAAAGGTAATGGAAAAATAGATTATGGAATAAGTACAAAAAATATGGTCATGAAGCAAAAAAGAAAAATTGCCTGGGGGATCACGGGAAGTGGTGAGAAACTGGTTGAAACAGTGGAAATTATGCAGCAGATGAGGGATGAGTACCATAAACAATTCGAGATTAGAGTATTCATTTCTAAAGCAGGAGATCAGGTTTTAAAATATTACAACCTCTCAAACACTCTGGAAACAAAATTTGACAAAACCTGGACTGAAATAAATTCCAATGCCCCTTTCTTAGCTGGTCAGATTCAACTGGGAAGATACGAATTTCTCCTGGTGGCTCCGGCAACCTCCAATACTGTGGCTAAAATATCCCTGCGCATAGCTGACACCTTACTAACCAACGCAGCTATCATGGGTCAGAAAACAAACACACCCCTTTATATTATGCCCACAGACTTCAGGGAGGGTATTGTTACCACTAAACTCCCCAATGGTAAAGATCTGGAGTTAACCATAACTCGGGAGGATGCAGAGCACGTGGAAAGGGTTGCGGCAATGGAAAGCACTACTGCATTTGAAAATCCGGAAGAAATTCCAGCCATATTCGAAAAGCACGCACAAATGCTTAAAGATTAAATAAGTTCTCTTCTAAGCTGCAGGGTTGCACTGAATTTCTTAACGGGCATGCCTTCATCAGTATCATCACTGATGGGGGATATACCTCTGAAATAGTGTTCCACTGCACCGGTATGGTCTATGTCCATGGGAATAGTTTCCATGTCATCCAGTCCCTCGAAGAAATGATAAATTTCCATTATTTTTTCTTCAGGGCCTTTGAAATTAACAATTAAGGCTCCTTCTCTTTTATTTTGGAGGGATATGTATTTATCATCCACATCCAAAGAAATGTCCTTCTTTTTACTCCCACTCACTCTATGAAAAACGATATTTGACATATTTTACCCCCAATTTTTTTACCAATTTTTTTTAAATAGGCTTTGTAGGAATCATTTAGTATGATGGGATCACTATTTTAGTATTATAGCGTAATACTGGAGTGATCCCCATGCGTGATTTTAACCTAACGAACTTATAAAATTTACTTACAACCGCGTTTAAAGTGGCTGAAATGACCATACCTACTTATTCGTGCGAAATCTTCAAAGCATAATTTTACACAAAACACCAAATATGGCTTTATATGTTTAATGAAACCTTTGAGGCTGAAATACCGTGAAATTTGTTCAAAATTGTGCAATTAATGCCCCAAATAATACAGGAAACACTTGGCTTAAAAAAGAGATTCCCTCCTTCACCACATTTCAAAAATTCTTCAAGCGTTTCGGATCCCTATTTTCTTCGATTAAAATGCTAAGTTAAACAGTTGAATTATTTGATGTAAATGAACCATGGGTGGCTGTAGATGGAACTGGCCACTCCGAAGA from Methanobacteriaceae archaeon includes:
- the glmM gene encoding phosphoglucosamine mutase, encoding MKKLFGTFGVRRIANKELTPEFASKLAAAYGTLVKGWVAVGGDPRTSTPLIKHAVIAGLLSSGCRVVDLGILPTPAVQYAVRNYYDGGVIITASHNPPQYNGIKFVDEDGIGIAEEMELKIEDMFFNENPDRVSYDEIGEVTTNDGLVDEYIEEVIQRVDHDAIKDANLKVIVDCGSGAACSTTPYILRKMGCEVTTLNCQPDGFFPGRNPEPTEDNLQELIKTVKATGADLGIAHDGDADRTICIDEQGNFVMGDKTFALVEKHLLQENQGGLIVTTVATSTAIYDIAEEYGGEVTATRVGDLLVARELKNSDGLFGGEENGGLIFPDFVYGRDAALSTAKIVEIMALTKKPLSQLVAELPAYQSVKMKVECPDNRKQEIMDKIAQDTQEYEIDTTDGVKIFREEGWLIIRPSGTEPIFRCFAEAKDVNDARKMAEWGISLVNKHLEN
- the afpA gene encoding archaeoflavoprotein AfpA, with the protein product MKQKRKIAWGITGSGEKLVETVEIMQQMRDEYHKQFEIRVFISKAGDQVLKYYNLSNTLETKFDKTWTEINSNAPFLAGQIQLGRYEFLLVAPATSNTVAKISLRIADTLLTNAAIMGQKTNTPLYIMPTDFREGIVTTKLPNGKDLELTITREDAEHVERVAAMESTTAFENPEEIPAIFEKHAQMLKD